The following proteins come from a genomic window of Halorussus halophilus:
- a CDS encoding IMPACT family protein, whose amino-acid sequence MSDDTYRTLADRGQAAFEVRGSEFIGHAEPVESREQAEKFIEEIELEYADATHNVPAYRVRDDPLREWSSDDGEPSGSSGKPALNVLQQQDIENVVVVVTRYYGGTNLGVGGLARSYSQAVKEAVEAAGVVEAEPHERFEITVEYDDSGTVRGVLESATRGARRDERAENPRDGVEFDAEYGEQVAFEVRVPEEQADALRDRIRSATSGRAEIE is encoded by the coding sequence ATGAGCGACGACACCTACAGAACTCTCGCAGACCGCGGACAGGCCGCCTTCGAAGTGCGAGGGTCGGAGTTCATCGGCCACGCCGAACCGGTCGAGAGCCGCGAGCAAGCCGAGAAATTCATCGAGGAAATCGAGTTGGAGTACGCCGACGCGACCCACAACGTGCCCGCCTATCGAGTGCGCGACGACCCGCTCCGGGAGTGGAGTAGCGACGACGGCGAACCCTCCGGGTCGTCGGGCAAGCCTGCGCTGAACGTTCTCCAGCAACAGGACATCGAGAACGTCGTAGTCGTCGTCACGCGCTACTACGGCGGGACGAATCTGGGGGTCGGTGGCCTTGCGCGCTCGTACTCCCAAGCTGTGAAAGAAGCCGTCGAGGCCGCTGGCGTGGTCGAAGCGGAACCACACGAGCGATTCGAGATTACGGTCGAGTACGACGATTCGGGAACGGTGCGAGGAGTACTCGAAAGCGCGACGCGCGGAGCGCGTCGGGACGAACGAGCGGAGAATCCGAGAGATGGCGTCGAGTTCGACGCAGAGTACGGCGAGCAGGTCGCCTTCGAGGTTCGGGTGCCCGAGGAGCAAGCAGACGCGCTTCGAGACCGGATTCGGAGCGCGACGAGCGGCCGAGCAGAAATCGAGTGA
- a CDS encoding Hsp20/alpha crystallin family protein codes for MKKKMTRYDPFEEMDRMFEQMRTRMWNVGGTRGSLPVGSRGEMTQGDTSIDLQEREGEFVLVADLPGFEKEEIDLKLDDDTLTIAAEHEVEEMTELPAGETTEGEMVGTTSFARSRKVAERVTLPKEIEDEGITATYRNGVLEVHLPIAEEQEEDDSKKIDISD; via the coding sequence GTGAAAAAGAAAATGACTCGTTACGACCCCTTCGAAGAGATGGACCGCATGTTCGAACAGATGCGAACCCGCATGTGGAACGTCGGCGGGACACGCGGGTCGCTCCCCGTCGGCTCTCGCGGTGAGATGACGCAGGGCGACACCAGTATCGACCTCCAAGAGCGCGAGGGTGAGTTCGTTCTCGTGGCCGACCTGCCGGGATTCGAGAAGGAGGAAATCGACCTCAAACTCGACGACGACACGCTGACTATCGCCGCCGAACACGAGGTCGAAGAGATGACCGAGTTGCCCGCCGGCGAGACGACCGAGGGCGAGATGGTCGGCACGACTAGCTTCGCCCGCTCGCGCAAGGTCGCAGAGCGCGTTACCCTCCCCAAGGAAATCGAGGACGAGGGAATCACCGCGACCTACCGCAACGGCGTGTTGGAAGTCCACCTGCCCATCGCTGAGGAGCAGGAGGAAGACGACAGCAAGAAAATCGACATCAGCGACTAA
- the hisB gene encoding imidazoleglycerol-phosphate dehydratase HisB has protein sequence MTDRTAAVTRETAETDIEVTLDVDGDGDATVETGIGFFDHMLGSFAKHGLFDLTVRCDGDLEIDDHHTVEDVAITLGQAFEEALGDKRGIERFADRKVPLDEAVASVVVDVSGRPLFEFDGEFSQGRVGEMTSVMAKHFMRSLAMNAGLTLHVGVEGENAHHEIEAMFKSVARALDDATRVDERRSDVASTKGQL, from the coding sequence ATGACAGACCGCACGGCCGCCGTCACCCGCGAGACGGCGGAGACGGACATCGAGGTGACGCTGGACGTGGACGGCGACGGCGATGCCACCGTCGAGACGGGCATCGGCTTCTTCGACCACATGCTCGGCAGTTTCGCCAAACACGGCCTGTTCGACCTGACGGTGCGCTGTGATGGGGATTTGGAGATTGACGACCACCACACGGTCGAGGACGTGGCGATAACCTTGGGACAGGCGTTCGAGGAGGCACTCGGCGACAAGCGCGGCATCGAGCGGTTTGCAGACCGGAAGGTGCCGCTGGACGAGGCAGTGGCCTCGGTCGTGGTGGACGTGAGCGGGCGGCCGCTGTTCGAGTTCGACGGTGAGTTCTCGCAAGGGCGAGTCGGCGAGATGACGAGCGTGATGGCCAAGCACTTCATGCGGTCGCTGGCGATGAACGCGGGACTGACGCTTCATGTTGGTGTCGAGGGGGAGAACGCGCACCACGAAATCGAAGCGATGTTCAAGTCGGTGGCTCGGGCTTTGGATGACGCGACGCGGGTGGACGAACGACGGAGTGACGTGGCGAGTACGAAAGGGCAACTGTAG
- a CDS encoding DUF7530 family protein → MSSDSVRTDPVATDPEYGETWVYESIVGAIPGVDLSDRSAVTVQFVLFEGLVLAFAALYDLWAAVPAGTAAVVVAAAGSYVMLALGAQIRQVEVPDTYRRLLFSSSIEVVLGVLGFVAFLTYVFAVDPHGGSPPLFRALFREVPPIPVIYLALLILWDLCYRIGTGWWASVTGLWRTYRFGGEFEEATRSRLLRIDLLTIGFALVQLLLVPFVWPREVLVLALLGHVVAVSVVSGTSVVWLRRG, encoded by the coding sequence ATGAGTTCGGATTCGGTTCGGACCGACCCGGTCGCGACCGACCCCGAGTACGGCGAGACGTGGGTGTACGAGAGCATCGTCGGCGCGATTCCGGGCGTCGATTTGTCCGACCGCTCGGCCGTGACGGTGCAATTCGTCCTCTTCGAAGGCCTCGTGCTGGCGTTCGCCGCACTCTACGACCTCTGGGCGGCAGTTCCGGCAGGCACGGCGGCCGTCGTCGTCGCGGCCGCTGGAAGCTACGTCATGCTCGCACTGGGGGCGCAAATTCGGCAAGTCGAAGTGCCCGATACTTACCGCAGATTGCTCTTCTCGTCCAGCATCGAAGTCGTGCTGGGCGTGTTGGGGTTCGTCGCCTTCCTGACCTACGTGTTCGCGGTGGACCCTCACGGAGGGTCGCCGCCGCTCTTTCGCGCCTTGTTCCGAGAAGTACCGCCGATTCCCGTGATCTACCTCGCGCTGCTGATTTTGTGGGACCTCTGCTACCGCATCGGCACCGGCTGGTGGGCCAGCGTGACGGGACTCTGGCGGACGTATCGGTTCGGCGGCGAGTTCGAAGAAGCGACGCGCTCGCGCCTGCTCCGTATCGACTTGTTGACTATCGGCTTCGCGCTGGTTCAGCTTTTGCTGGTGCCGTTCGTCTGGCCTCGGGAGGTGCTAGTGTTGGCACTTCTCGGGCACGTCGTCGCGGTGAGTGTGGTGTCGGGGACATCGGTGGTGTGGCTTCGGCGGGGATAG
- a CDS encoding S1C family serine protease, which produces MSQRLLAGLFVLVVVAAGSVGGVATIGPDAMGAGAQDAETRTSDASGGAAAIDAPMAVESPTGSDSDSKPLQVQARCNYTRLFQTATNAVVTINVSNETGQVSGGSGWVYRVNEGTSTAYVVTNWHVVYNATEYDVQFNDDRWREAELIGTDDATDTAVLRVTDAPDSAEELPIAEDQTRRGQRIAVLGQPFGFEESISQGIVSGVERAVTFPYRDGFNRTLAPMLQTDSSTEPGNSGGPWVNCDGEVVGMTVGGAVFADVNFAIASRALREVVPTLIEDGNYRHSFLGVRVVGIGPEIAEENDLNVSRGVMVADVLPGGPADGQLRGAPAIDKETGNPFGGDVILAVDDTPVAEKEDLLTYLLLETEPGETVNFTVLRNDRNRTVEVTLGERPSFPAVPQMTVARPPTTTAQPPTATTQLPNETTGVTTGVRPGGKNGN; this is translated from the coding sequence ATGAGTCAACGACTATTAGCGGGGCTATTCGTCCTCGTAGTGGTGGCTGCTGGGTCGGTGGGCGGCGTAGCGACTATCGGGCCTGACGCGATGGGAGCCGGGGCACAGGACGCAGAGACGCGAACGTCAGATGCGAGCGGCGGAGCGGCGGCCATCGACGCGCCAATGGCCGTCGAATCGCCAACAGGGAGCGACAGCGACTCGAAACCGCTCCAAGTGCAGGCACGGTGTAACTACACGAGGCTGTTCCAGACGGCGACGAACGCCGTCGTGACGATAAACGTCTCGAACGAGACCGGACAGGTGAGTGGTGGCTCCGGTTGGGTCTACCGGGTGAACGAGGGAACTTCGACCGCCTACGTCGTCACGAACTGGCACGTCGTCTACAACGCCACCGAGTACGACGTGCAGTTCAACGACGACCGCTGGCGAGAGGCCGAACTCATCGGGACCGACGACGCTACGGACACCGCAGTCCTCCGCGTTACCGACGCGCCGGACTCCGCCGAAGAGTTGCCCATCGCCGAAGACCAGACACGGCGCGGCCAGCGCATCGCCGTCCTCGGGCAACCGTTCGGCTTCGAGGAGTCGATAAGCCAAGGCATCGTCAGCGGCGTGGAGCGGGCGGTCACGTTCCCGTACCGAGACGGCTTCAACCGGACGCTGGCACCGATGCTACAGACCGACTCCTCGACCGAACCCGGCAACAGCGGCGGGCCGTGGGTCAACTGCGACGGCGAAGTCGTCGGCATGACCGTGGGCGGGGCAGTGTTCGCAGACGTGAACTTCGCCATCGCCTCGCGGGCGCTCCGTGAGGTCGTCCCGACGCTCATCGAGGACGGAAACTACCGGCACTCGTTCCTCGGCGTTCGAGTCGTCGGAATCGGACCGGAAATCGCCGAGGAGAACGACCTGAACGTCTCGCGCGGCGTGATGGTCGCCGACGTGCTTCCCGGCGGACCAGCGGACGGCCAGTTGCGCGGCGCGCCCGCCATCGACAAGGAGACCGGCAACCCCTTCGGCGGCGACGTGATTCTCGCCGTGGACGACACCCCAGTCGCCGAGAAAGAAGACCTCCTGACGTACCTCCTGTTGGAAACCGAACCGGGGGAGACGGTGAACTTCACCGTGCTTCGAAACGACCGGAATCGAACGGTCGAGGTGACGCTCGGCGAACGGCCGTCGTTCCCGGCAGTGCCGCAGATGACGGTAGCACGACCGCCGACGACTACGGCGCAACCGCCGACAGCGACGACCCAACTGCCCAACGAAACGACTGGGGTGACGACCGGAGTCCGACCCGGAGGGAAAAACGGGAATTGA
- a CDS encoding NUDIX hydrolase, whose product MNLDERAAVRDAINADAQRVVTGIEERWSDVPRLDSLTVSPLSDDDDDSFPESADTFQEQYYPYAAGAVVTDDEAQLLCVNSSIREEWETPGGAGESGETPAETARRETREETGVECEITGVLFVRTMELDLGVPEHLPIPVAVFTGRPTDDGTGLSESEIESHEEISDLAWLTADELPTELRGYEQKYEYLQSLTED is encoded by the coding sequence ATGAATCTCGACGAACGCGCCGCGGTTCGAGACGCAATCAATGCCGACGCCCAAAGGGTCGTCACTGGCATCGAAGAGCGTTGGAGCGACGTTCCCCGACTCGACTCCTTGACAGTCTCCCCGTTGTCCGACGACGACGACGATTCGTTTCCGGAGAGTGCCGACACGTTTCAGGAGCAGTACTATCCCTATGCCGCTGGAGCGGTCGTTACGGACGACGAGGCGCAACTGCTCTGCGTCAACAGTTCGATTCGGGAGGAGTGGGAGACGCCCGGCGGCGCGGGCGAATCGGGCGAGACTCCTGCCGAGACGGCACGGCGCGAGACGCGAGAGGAAACCGGCGTCGAGTGTGAGATAACCGGAGTGCTGTTCGTGCGCACGATGGAACTCGATTTGGGAGTCCCCGAGCATCTGCCGATTCCGGTCGCGGTGTTCACTGGACGACCGACTGACGACGGAACGGGACTGAGCGAGTCGGAAATCGAGTCTCACGAAGAAATATCGGACCTCGCGTGGCTCACTGCCGACGAACTGCCGACCGAGTTGCGAGGCTACGAGCAGAAGTACGAGTATTTGCAGTCGCTAACAGAGGACTGA
- a CDS encoding AI-2E family transporter — MSWLPDDRKRVAWWTFSLAMLVVFLFVLHAFVGTVVLGLFVYYGTRPAYQRLRTILPTGGAAAATLLLVTIPVVALVGYTVFVGFSELSALTNTPLSSFARYLPGTPENPTQAVERLRQIAGPGQNAQEQMLSTVVGVLGTIAGGLAHLSLSFMLAFFLLRDDHRVADWFREQIAAEDSTARAYVAAVDEDLQKVYVGNLLTVFAVMGLGVVVYNALNAIAPSGLGVPVPTLLALLTGVATLVPLVVGKIVYVPVGAYIGYEAATGAGPLWFPVVFFAVCLVLLDLLPVAVLRPYIAGRNLHGGLMVFAYIGGTMLFGWYGLFLGPLVAVVLVQLARIVVPDLVHGETPSPDAEGAESIGADPQSAQRSDGAQADAGGSE, encoded by the coding sequence ATGAGTTGGCTCCCGGACGACCGCAAGCGAGTCGCGTGGTGGACCTTCTCGCTGGCGATGCTCGTCGTGTTTCTGTTCGTCCTCCACGCGTTCGTCGGAACGGTCGTATTGGGTCTGTTCGTCTACTACGGGACGCGCCCGGCGTACCAGCGGTTGCGCACGATACTTCCCACAGGAGGTGCGGCCGCCGCGACGCTCCTCCTCGTGACGATTCCGGTCGTCGCGCTGGTCGGCTACACCGTCTTCGTGGGCTTCAGCGAGTTGAGCGCGCTGACGAACACACCGCTGTCGTCGTTCGCGCGATACCTCCCCGGCACGCCCGAGAACCCGACGCAGGCGGTCGAACGCCTCAGACAGATTGCCGGACCGGGACAGAACGCACAGGAACAGATGCTCTCGACGGTGGTAGGCGTCCTCGGAACCATCGCTGGCGGTCTCGCACACCTCTCGCTTTCGTTCATGCTCGCGTTCTTCCTGCTCAGAGACGACCACCGAGTCGCGGACTGGTTCCGCGAGCAGATCGCCGCAGAAGACTCGACTGCACGCGCCTACGTCGCGGCCGTGGACGAAGACCTCCAGAAGGTCTACGTCGGCAACCTGCTGACCGTCTTCGCGGTGATGGGACTCGGCGTCGTCGTCTACAACGCACTGAACGCCATCGCGCCGTCGGGTCTCGGCGTTCCAGTGCCGACACTGCTCGCGCTCCTGACTGGAGTCGCCACGCTCGTGCCGCTGGTCGTCGGGAAAATCGTCTACGTGCCGGTGGGCGCGTACATCGGCTACGAGGCGGCGACCGGTGCGGGACCACTCTGGTTCCCCGTGGTCTTCTTTGCGGTGTGTCTCGTGCTGTTGGACCTACTTCCCGTCGCAGTCCTGCGACCGTACATCGCGGGACGGAACCTCCACGGCGGACTTATGGTGTTCGCGTACATCGGCGGCACCATGCTGTTCGGTTGGTACGGACTGTTCCTCGGTCCGCTCGTCGCCGTGGTGCTGGTGCAACTGGCGCGCATCGTCGTGCCGGACCTCGTCCACGGCGAGACGCCGTCTCCGGACGCCGAGGGTGCCGAGTCGATAGGTGCAGACCCCCAGAGTGCCCAACGGAGCGACGGCGCGCAGGCAGACGCCGGAGGAAGCGAATGA
- the hisA gene encoding 1-(5-phosphoribosyl)-5-[(5-phosphoribosylamino)methylideneamino]imidazole-4-carboxamide isomerase, with protein MTHFPEFEVVPAVDMQDGKVVQLVQGERGTEKTYGDPVAAAERWIDAGAETLHLVDLDGAFEGERQNADAVERILDAADVDVQLGGGIRTVKDATDLLERGVDRVILGTAAVENPDIVAEISEEYPGAVTVSLDAKDGEVVVSGWTESTGLDPAEAAARYEELGAGAILFTDVDVEGKLEGVQTDRVREVVEAVEIPVIASGGVATLDDVRALREAGAAAVVVGTALYEGQFTLEEAKTLD; from the coding sequence ATGACCCACTTCCCCGAGTTCGAAGTCGTCCCGGCAGTAGACATGCAGGACGGCAAAGTCGTACAACTCGTTCAAGGAGAACGCGGCACCGAGAAAACCTACGGCGACCCGGTCGCGGCCGCCGAGCGGTGGATAGACGCCGGTGCCGAGACGCTCCACCTCGTGGACCTCGACGGCGCGTTCGAGGGCGAGCGCCAGAACGCCGACGCGGTGGAGCGAATTCTGGACGCCGCGGACGTAGACGTGCAACTCGGCGGTGGGATTCGTACCGTCAAGGACGCAACCGACCTCCTTGAAAGAGGCGTGGACCGCGTGATTCTGGGCACCGCCGCAGTCGAGAACCCCGACATCGTGGCCGAGATTAGCGAGGAGTATCCGGGGGCAGTCACCGTCAGCTTAGACGCCAAAGACGGCGAAGTCGTCGTCTCGGGGTGGACCGAAAGCACGGGACTCGACCCCGCAGAGGCCGCGGCGCGCTACGAGGAGTTGGGCGCAGGCGCGATTCTGTTCACTGACGTAGACGTGGAGGGCAAACTGGAAGGCGTCCAAACCGACCGCGTTCGCGAGGTGGTCGAAGCCGTCGAGATTCCGGTGATCGCCTCGGGTGGCGTCGCTACGCTAGACGACGTGCGCGCACTCCGCGAGGCAGGTGCCGCCGCCGTCGTCGTCGGGACGGCACTCTACGAAGGACAGTTCACGCTCGAAGAAGCGAAGACGCTCGACTGA
- the serB gene encoding phosphoserine phosphatase SerB, protein MSLVAFDFDGTLSDSEMTVLLGSQKGVADQMADITERAMNDEISYAKSLRDRAALLEGLPEEDAQTAFDEVVLRPDAGTLIRELNDAGVTTAILTGGFERGVEAALAKERVSVDTIVANRLPIEDGELTGEVEGPLIEGTKDDALERLAKEREIPIRDTYAVGDGANDLPMLETAGHAIGFIPKRAVRPSCDVVVATMERLHTIFEEDGLLD, encoded by the coding sequence ATGTCACTCGTCGCGTTCGACTTCGACGGAACACTCTCGGACTCGGAGATGACGGTCCTGCTCGGCAGCCAAAAAGGAGTCGCCGACCAGATGGCTGACATCACCGAGCGTGCGATGAACGACGAGATTAGCTACGCCAAGAGTCTCCGGGACAGAGCCGCTCTGCTCGAAGGACTTCCCGAGGAGGACGCCCAGACTGCCTTCGACGAGGTGGTCCTGCGACCCGACGCCGGAACCCTGATTCGGGAACTCAACGACGCGGGCGTCACCACCGCGATTCTCACCGGCGGGTTCGAGCGCGGCGTCGAAGCAGCACTCGCAAAAGAGCGCGTCTCGGTGGATACCATCGTCGCCAATCGACTTCCAATCGAGGACGGCGAACTCACCGGTGAGGTCGAAGGCCCGCTCATCGAGGGCACGAAAGACGACGCGCTCGAACGACTCGCCAAGGAGCGCGAGATTCCTATCCGCGACACGTACGCAGTCGGCGACGGCGCGAACGACCTGCCGATGCTCGAAACCGCGGGCCACGCGATTGGGTTCATCCCCAAGCGTGCCGTTCGGCCCTCCTGCGACGTGGTCGTCGCCACGATGGAGCGACTCCACACTATCTTCGAAGAGGACGGGCTACTCGACTGA
- a CDS encoding ACT domain-containing protein — translation MFDEIMQKFEGSPSQQAVIRLLLERGFSVSDEGRVVSGGIEIPNTQIAREIDVDRRVVDSTTDAILDDEQLRRIFQNISSIPSLMDLAPVLDLTVLTIEVADADEPGIVATVTTLLADNDISIRQTISEDPEFTDDPRLYIVTDEDVPGDVLNELKNFEFVRKIELK, via the coding sequence ATGTTCGACGAGATAATGCAGAAGTTCGAGGGAAGCCCCTCCCAACAAGCCGTAATACGCTTGCTCCTCGAACGCGGGTTCTCCGTGAGCGACGAGGGCAGAGTCGTGTCGGGCGGCATCGAAATCCCCAACACCCAAATCGCCCGCGAAATCGACGTGGACCGCAGAGTAGTCGATTCGACCACCGACGCCATCCTTGACGACGAGCAACTCCGGCGCATCTTCCAGAACATCTCCTCGATTCCGAGTCTGATGGACCTCGCGCCGGTGCTGGACCTCACCGTCCTCACCATCGAAGTGGCCGACGCCGACGAACCGGGCATCGTCGCCACCGTTACGACCCTGCTGGCGGACAACGACATCTCGATTCGCCAGACGATTAGCGAGGACCCGGAATTCACCGACGACCCGCGACTCTACATCGTTACCGACGAGGACGTTCCCGGCGACGTGCTGAACGAGTTGAAGAACTTCGAGTTCGTTCGGAAGATAGAGTTGAAGTAA
- a CDS encoding S1C family serine protease encodes MREHIAVGVLLLALVGWGPATAVGSTTLEQTPETRPTAQAQPTDCDFTQLYDETIGSVVTVQVRSQTGGGIGSGFVYDDSGHIVTNQHVVANASAVEVQFDRGEWATADVIGTDVYSDLAVLEVNDTPDYADPLAVNGSQPEPGRPVAALGSPLGLRGTITNGIVSGTNRSLPAGGPDGPTFPIPNTIQTTAAINPGNSGGPLVNCQGQVVGVNTAGAQGSDNTGFAVPASRVERVVPALVQNGSYANSYLGVSTLDVSPIVATANDLNVTRGVLVVETVTGSPAAEALRGSTGTRQVDGLEVPVGGDVILSIDGQRINSAEDLGSVLTQKRPGETVTVTVLRNGQRVEVRVVLARRPQPGQA; translated from the coding sequence ATGCGCGAACACATCGCAGTCGGCGTCCTGTTGCTCGCGCTGGTGGGATGGGGACCAGCGACGGCAGTCGGGAGTACGACTCTCGAACAGACTCCAGAAACGCGACCAACTGCACAAGCACAACCGACCGATTGCGACTTCACGCAGTTGTACGACGAGACCATCGGTTCGGTCGTCACCGTGCAGGTCCGAAGCCAGACCGGCGGCGGCATCGGGTCCGGGTTCGTCTACGACGATTCGGGCCACATCGTCACGAACCAACACGTCGTCGCGAATGCCTCGGCGGTCGAAGTGCAGTTCGACCGCGGCGAGTGGGCCACCGCCGACGTAATCGGAACCGACGTGTACAGCGACCTCGCAGTGCTGGAAGTCAACGACACGCCCGACTACGCCGACCCGCTCGCGGTGAACGGGAGTCAGCCAGAACCGGGGCGACCCGTCGCCGCGCTCGGCAGTCCGCTCGGACTGCGCGGCACCATCACGAACGGCATCGTCAGCGGGACGAACCGCTCGCTCCCCGCGGGTGGGCCTGACGGGCCGACGTTCCCGATTCCGAACACCATCCAGACGACAGCGGCCATCAACCCCGGCAACAGCGGCGGGCCGCTCGTGAACTGTCAGGGGCAAGTCGTGGGCGTGAACACCGCTGGCGCACAGGGGAGCGACAATACAGGGTTCGCCGTGCCTGCCTCGCGCGTCGAGCGAGTCGTTCCGGCGCTCGTCCAGAACGGAAGCTACGCGAACTCCTATCTCGGCGTCTCGACGCTCGACGTGTCGCCAATCGTCGCCACCGCGAACGACCTGAACGTCACGCGCGGCGTGCTGGTCGTCGAGACAGTGACTGGGAGTCCGGCCGCAGAAGCACTGCGCGGAAGTACGGGAACCCGACAGGTCGATGGCCTCGAAGTCCCGGTCGGCGGCGACGTAATCCTCTCCATCGACGGCCAGAGAATCAACTCCGCGGAAGACCTCGGGAGCGTGCTGACCCAAAAGCGGCCGGGCGAGACGGTGACGGTGACGGTGCTACGGAACGGCCAGCGGGTCGAAGTTCGAGTCGTGTTGGCCCGGAGACCACAGCCCGGACAGGCGTAG
- a CDS encoding NAD(P)/FAD-dependent oxidoreductase yields the protein MTDIAIVGAGVAGLGAAYALRDADATVTVFEREAAVGGRAATRRRAGCVYDVGANYAKGGDDRVANLFREVLSDGLVDTDGPVWTFDDEGEISEGKDDDAPKWTYEDGLSTLGERLADASGATIRTGTEVVGLAREADDWRVQTSEDTFRADALVLTPPAPQTAELLAGADWDDERRETLPDEIARVPYRSLLTVALHYDYRREEPYYALVDTSKDHDLGWVAREECKPGHVPDGESLLIVQPSPRWSAEHFDDSDEDIAVAAADRSAELLGDPDRYQPDWFDVVRWRDALPDASADEEVLSEAASVDLYFAGDWVVGEGRVHAALRSGLETGKRLEL from the coding sequence GTGACAGACATCGCTATCGTCGGTGCGGGCGTGGCCGGTCTCGGGGCCGCCTACGCGCTCCGCGACGCCGACGCGACCGTGACCGTCTTCGAACGAGAAGCGGCGGTCGGCGGTCGCGCGGCGACGCGTCGCCGCGCTGGATGCGTGTACGACGTGGGGGCGAACTACGCAAAGGGTGGGGACGACCGAGTGGCGAATCTCTTCCGCGAAGTACTGTCGGACGGCCTCGTGGACACCGACGGCCCGGTTTGGACCTTCGACGACGAGGGCGAGATTTCCGAGGGGAAAGACGACGACGCGCCGAAGTGGACCTACGAAGACGGTCTCTCGACGCTCGGCGAGCGTCTCGCAGACGCGAGCGGTGCGACGATTCGAACCGGGACCGAGGTCGTCGGCCTCGCACGCGAGGCCGACGACTGGCGCGTCCAGACTAGCGAAGACACCTTTCGCGCCGACGCGCTCGTTCTCACGCCGCCCGCACCGCAGACTGCCGAACTGCTCGCCGGAGCCGACTGGGACGACGAGCGGCGCGAGACCTTGCCGGACGAAATCGCTCGCGTGCCGTATCGCTCGCTTCTCACCGTCGCGCTCCACTACGACTACCGCCGCGAGGAACCGTACTACGCGCTGGTGGACACGAGCAAGGACCACGACCTCGGATGGGTCGCCCGCGAGGAGTGCAAGCCCGGTCACGTACCGGACGGCGAGAGCCTGCTAATCGTCCAGCCATCGCCGCGCTGGTCGGCCGAACACTTCGACGACTCCGACGAAGACATAGCGGTCGCGGCCGCCGACCGCTCTGCGGAACTGCTCGGCGACCCGGACCGCTATCAGCCCGACTGGTTCGACGTGGTTCGCTGGCGCGACGCGCTTCCGGACGCGAGCGCCGACGAAGAGGTGCTGTCGGAGGCGGCGAGTGTGGACCTCTACTTCGCTGGCGACTGGGTCGTCGGCGAGGGACGGGTTCACGCCGCACTCCGGAGTGGGTTGGAAACTGGGAAGCGACTGGAACTGTGA
- a CDS encoding NAD(P)H-binding protein has translation MRVLVTGATGFVGGHLVPALLDAGHDVVALVRDAERYDAPDGVEVVEADLLERETLAGIFDGSSSGGARRTSSDERSESAGIDAAYYLVHSMQTGPDFAERDRLAARNFVAAARDSGLKRVVYLGGLGETGHGLSEHLKSRREVEAILADGDFEVTTLRAAIVIGAGSASFRMVRELAEKLPVMVTPRWVHTECQPIAVRDVVAYLVGVLDVPETAGETYEIGGPEVLTYAEMLDRTGELMDRDPVVVPVPVLSPQLSAYWVDLVTDVPKSVAHPLINGLKNPVVADDAPIRELLPVELTPFEEAVERALAGE, from the coding sequence ATGCGCGTGTTGGTCACTGGAGCAACCGGGTTCGTCGGCGGCCACCTCGTGCCCGCCTTGCTCGACGCGGGCCACGATGTCGTCGCCCTCGTCAGGGACGCCGAACGCTACGACGCGCCGGACGGCGTCGAGGTAGTCGAAGCAGACCTGCTCGAACGTGAGACGCTGGCGGGAATCTTCGACGGTAGTTCGTCGGGCGGAGCGAGACGAACGTCGTCGGACGAGCGGAGCGAGTCCGCCGGTATCGACGCGGCTTACTACCTCGTCCACTCGATGCAGACCGGGCCGGACTTCGCCGAACGCGACCGCCTCGCGGCGCGGAACTTCGTGGCCGCGGCGCGCGACTCGGGCCTGAAGCGCGTCGTCTACCTCGGCGGACTCGGCGAGACGGGCCACGGCCTCTCCGAACACCTCAAGTCCCGGCGCGAAGTCGAGGCGATTCTAGCCGACGGCGACTTCGAAGTGACGACACTCAGGGCCGCCATCGTCATCGGCGCGGGGAGCGCGAGTTTCCGGATGGTCCGGGAACTCGCCGAGAAACTGCCGGTGATGGTCACGCCGCGCTGGGTCCACACCGAGTGTCAGCCAATCGCCGTCCGCGACGTAGTGGCGTATCTGGTCGGCGTCTTGGACGTACCCGAGACAGCGGGTGAGACCTACGAAATCGGCGGTCCCGAGGTGCTGACCTACGCCGAGATGCTGGACCGAACCGGCGAACTGATGGACCGCGACCCGGTCGTCGTGCCGGTACCGGTCCTCTCCCCGCAACTCTCCGCGTACTGGGTGGACCTCGTGACCGACGTGCCCAAGAGCGTCGCCCACCCGCTCATCAACGGGCTGAAGAATCCCGTCGTCGCGGACGACGCCCCCATCCGCGAGTTGCTCCCCGTCGAACTGACGCCGTTCGAGGAAGCCGTCGAGCGGGCGCTGGCGGGCGAATGA